GCCGGCTCGGGGTGTTGTATTACACCGCGAAGCCTCCCGACTGGGGCACGTTGGGTCGAGTGCTAGCCTCGGTCCTCTCCACCCACGCTCTCCCCTCGTGTGTAGTTTTCCCATCGACCGACAAGAAAACTCCGCGAGAGTAGTGGGAAATGGCAAGCCGAAGCGGTTCAATCTAAGGCGACAAGTTTATACTTGGCGATCTTCGCGTAGAGTTTCTTGCGAGAAATGCCGAGCAGCTTCGCCGCTTGCGATTTATTGCCGGCGGTCGACGCAAGCGCGCGTGCGATCAAGTCTCGCTCCGCCTCGGCGAATGACCAGGGACCGTTCGCAGGAGACGTTTCTTCTCGGCGTGAAGCAACCGGCGTCAGCGTAATGGCCACAGGGAGATCGGCGCGGGTGATCCGTTCGGAGCGCCCGAAGGTGTAGGCGCTTTCGATAACGTTCATCAGCTCGCGGATATTGCCCGGCCAGCGGTAATGCTCGAGGGCAAGTAAGGCGGCGGGTTCGAGCTCTCGCCGCACAACTTCCAGTCGCTCGGCGAAATAGGTGAGAAAGTAGTCAACTAGGAGGGACATATCTTCGGGCCGTTCGCGCAACGGCGGCAGCACGATCATATTGACGTTCAAGCGATAATACAGGTCTTCACGCAGCTGCCCCTGACGGACGGCCTCCTGCGGGTCGCGATTGGTTGAGGCAATAATCCGAACGTTGACCGGAATTTCTTTCACCGCCCCCACCGGGCGGATAGCGCGCTCTTGCAACACCCGTAACAGTTTCGCTTGCGTGTCGGACGCCATCTCGGTGACTTCATCGAGAAAGAGCGTTCCGCCGTCCGCCGCGCGGAACAATCCTTGGTATTCCGTCGTCGCGCCGCTAAACGCGCCGCGCCGGTAGCCGAACAGTTCGCTTTCGATCAACTCTCGTGGCAACGCCGAACAGTTGATCGCCACGAACGGCGTCGCGCTATGCGCGCTCACTTCATGAATCGCACGCGCCACCAGCTCCTTGCCGGTCCCGCTTTCTCCGAGGATTAACACCGTTCCGCGAGCGGCTCCGGCAGCGCTCACGCGTTGGAACACTTCTCTCATGGCCGGGCTTTGTCCGACAATGCCATGGAAATGCTGACGTGTTTTGGGATTCGGTGCCAGCCGCGCCGCTTCTTGTTCCAACGCTTGGGTGCGAGCTTGCGTGCGTGCCTGGGTCGAACCGAAGTATGCTTCCGCCAACACCATCATGCGGCAGTGGCTCAGCTTATCGAAGGTGAGCAGTATGCTGACGGTCTCGGCGGAAGAGGTAGTTCCGGGATGATTGTGGCTCTCTAAGACGAGACTACAACTTTCCTCGAACAGATGGAGCGAAGAAATCACCTCACGGAAAGGGACGCCCCGCTCGACAAGGCGTTCGCCTGACGTGCGCATCACCATGACGAACTGCTCCATATCGCCTTGCAGCAAATGGCCGACGGTCTGGACTAGGTCTTGTCCATACAACGTGAAGAACTCGCGGCGGGAGAGCGTAGCCGCCTCGCCGAAATGGATCGTATACAGTTGATACCAACGGGCGAGCACCTCTTCGTGGCGATCGCGCAACACCAACAAGATATCGCGCAGGCGGTCGATTTCTTCGTCCCAGAGTAAATGAAAATATTGCGGCGGTCGCATAGCAGCTCAATCGCTTCTCGATCGGTCGTCGAGTATTTCGTTTCGTCCTCCGATTCTTAGCATGAGCAGGATAGCGCAAAAAAGCGCAGTGCATCTTCGACAGCTTCTTTTCTCGCGCACGACTCGGAAGAATGGCTCGTCAACTATAGGAAATCCCACCCATAGGAGCAGTGAAAATTTGCGACTGTCCTCCATCCGTGATTGCTGGGGGGCTGCTCCATCCCCAGCGTCCCGGAGGTCCATGACCCTCTCCATTCTTGCGTCCGGTTGAGAGTCCATATCGTCAATTCGACACCAAACGTCTTCCGACCTCGACACGGTTGCCTTTGCTCTGGTACATCACAATGCAGATGAATGGCAACCAACAATGAAGCTCGAAGACCTCCAGCCCAATGCCGTCGTACGCGGCATCCTTCCCGATAGTCTTGTGACCGTTGTCAGTGTGCAATGGTTCGGCTCGGAAGCGCTAGAGCTGACCTACAAAACCCCGACTGGGCGGGTAGCTAACGAGTTGTTGTATCGACATGACGAACTGCGTCTTGAAATGGTAGAGCAAGGCCGCCCTTGGAGCTTCGACGGCGACGGTCGTCTGTTTCGGCTCGTCTCCGAAGCGCACCGTATCCGCCTCGCGCATCTCTTTGATCCGGTGCTGGCGGTCCATACCTCGCTCGTCGATCCGCTGCCACACCAGATCACGGCGGTCTATGAGGCAATGTTACCGCGTCAGCCGCTGCGTTTCTTACTGGCCGACGATCCCGGAGCGGGAAAAACCATCATGGCCGGGCTGCTGATGAAGGAGCTGATCGTCCGTGGCGATCTGCAGCGCTGTCTCGTCGTCTGCCCCGGCAGCCTGGCCGAACAGTGGCAGGATGAACTCTACCGCCGTTTCCAGCTTCCTTTCGATATCTTGACGAACGATAAGCTGGAAGCCGCGCGCACGGGCAACTGGTTCTTGGAAAACAACTTGGTCATCGCCCGTTTGGATAAACTGTCACGTAATGAGGAGGTGCAGCAAAAGCTTCAAGCGCCTGACTGCCGCTGGGATCTCGTGGTTTGTGACGAGGCGCATAAACTCTCAGCGACGTTCTTCGGCGGTGAGGTCAAATACACCAAACGCTACAAACTCGGGCAACTCCTCGCCACCTTGACGCGGAACTTCTTACTGATGACGGCGACGCCTCACAATGGCAAGGAGGAGGACTTCCAACTCTTTCTGGCGCTGCTCGACGGTGATCGCTTTGAAGGCCGCTTCCGCGATGGAGTGCACCAGGTGGAAGTTGCTGACTTGATGCGCCGTATGGTCAAGGAGAGCTTGCTCAAGTTTGACGGCTCGCCGCTGTTCCCAGAGCGCATCGCCCAC
The window above is part of the Deltaproteobacteria bacterium genome. Proteins encoded here:
- a CDS encoding sigma-54-dependent Fis family transcriptional regulator, with the translated sequence MRPPQYFHLLWDEEIDRLRDILLVLRDRHEEVLARWYQLYTIHFGEAATLSRREFFTLYGQDLVQTVGHLLQGDMEQFVMVMRTSGERLVERGVPFREVISSLHLFEESCSLVLESHNHPGTTSSAETVSILLTFDKLSHCRMMVLAEAYFGSTQARTQARTQALEQEAARLAPNPKTRQHFHGIVGQSPAMREVFQRVSAAGAARGTVLILGESGTGKELVARAIHEVSAHSATPFVAINCSALPRELIESELFGYRRGAFSGATTEYQGLFRAADGGTLFLDEVTEMASDTQAKLLRVLQERAIRPVGAVKEIPVNVRIIASTNRDPQEAVRQGQLREDLYYRLNVNMIVLPPLRERPEDMSLLVDYFLTYFAERLEVVRRELEPAALLALEHYRWPGNIRELMNVIESAYTFGRSERITRADLPVAITLTPVASRREETSPANGPWSFAEAERDLIARALASTAGNKSQAAKLLGISRKKLYAKIAKYKLVALD